A portion of the Bacillus thuringiensis genome contains these proteins:
- the mnmA gene encoding tRNA 2-thiouridine(34) synthase MnmA has protein sequence MNKLPQETRVVIGMSGGVDSSVAALLLKEQGYDVIGIFMKNWDDTDENGVCTATEDYNDVIEVCNQIGIPYYAVNFEKQYWDKVFTYFLDEYRAGRTPNPDVMCNKEIKFKAFLEHAIALGADYVATGHYARVAYMDGEYKMLRGVDDNKDQTYFLNQLSQEQLSKTMFPLGELKKPQIREMAKEAGLATAAKKDSTGICFIGERNFKDFLSNYLPAQPGVMQTLSGEVKGKHDGLMYYTIGQRHGLGIGGNGDPWFAVGKNLKENILYVDQGFHNELLYGDEVIATNVGWVSNKAKETEFKCTAKFRYRQEDNKVTVQIVDENTVRILCDEPIRAITPGQAVVFYDGDECLGGATIDEVYRSGKKLDYLG, from the coding sequence ATGAACAAACTACCTCAAGAAACACGCGTTGTCATCGGAATGTCCGGTGGCGTCGATTCATCTGTAGCAGCACTTTTATTAAAAGAGCAAGGTTATGATGTAATCGGAATTTTTATGAAAAACTGGGATGATACAGATGAGAATGGTGTCTGCACAGCAACAGAAGATTACAATGATGTAATTGAAGTGTGTAACCAAATTGGTATTCCGTATTATGCAGTAAACTTTGAAAAACAATACTGGGATAAAGTATTTACTTACTTCTTAGATGAGTACCGAGCTGGTCGTACACCAAACCCAGATGTAATGTGTAATAAAGAAATTAAATTTAAAGCATTTTTAGAGCATGCAATTGCGCTTGGTGCCGATTATGTAGCAACAGGCCATTATGCACGCGTTGCTTATATGGACGGCGAATATAAAATGCTTCGCGGCGTTGATGACAATAAAGATCAAACATACTTCTTAAATCAATTAAGCCAAGAGCAATTATCAAAAACAATGTTCCCGTTAGGTGAATTAAAGAAACCGCAAATTCGTGAAATGGCGAAAGAAGCTGGCTTAGCGACAGCGGCGAAGAAAGATAGTACAGGTATTTGCTTCATTGGTGAGCGTAACTTTAAAGATTTCTTAAGTAACTACTTACCAGCACAACCAGGTGTAATGCAAACATTATCTGGTGAAGTGAAAGGAAAGCATGACGGTTTAATGTACTATACAATTGGACAACGTCATGGCCTTGGAATTGGTGGTAACGGTGATCCGTGGTTTGCTGTTGGGAAAAACTTGAAAGAAAACATTTTATATGTTGATCAAGGATTCCATAACGAACTTCTATATGGTGATGAAGTTATTGCTACGAATGTAGGATGGGTAAGTAACAAAGCAAAAGAAACAGAATTTAAGTGCACGGCGAAATTCCGTTATCGTCAAGAAGACAATAAAGTAACGGTTCAAATCGTTGATGAAAATACAGTTCGTATTCTTTGTGATGAGCCAATTCGTGCAATTACACCAGGACAAGCAGTTGTGTTCTATGATGGAGATGAGTGCTTAGGCGGTGCTACAATTGATGAAGTATACCGTAGTGGTAAGAAATTGGATTATTTAGGATAA
- a CDS encoding cysteine desulfurase family protein, whose product MERIYLDHAATSPTHPEVVEKMIPYMTEIFGNPSSIHFYGRQTRHTVDEARRVCARSIHANPNEIIFTSGGTEADNLALIGVARANRHKGNHIITTQIEHHAILHTCELLEREGFEVTYLPVDETGRIQVTDIQKALTEETILVSIMFGNNEVGTMQPIVEIGKLLKEHQAYFHTDAVQAYGLVEIDVKEFGIDLLSISAHKINGPKGVGFLYAGANVKFEPLLIGGEQERKRRAGTENVPSIAGLQHAILIAEKTREQKNAQYEEFKDIMVSVFKNEGITFEVNGNLEHRLPHVLNVSFTGMNIEPFLVNLDLAGIAVSSGSACTAGSIDPSHVLVAMFGKDSDQIRSSVRFSFGLGNTKEQIEKAAYETVKIVKRLTQN is encoded by the coding sequence ATGGAACGCATATACTTAGATCATGCTGCGACATCTCCGACTCACCCAGAAGTGGTCGAAAAGATGATTCCATATATGACAGAAATATTCGGGAACCCGTCTAGTATTCACTTTTATGGACGTCAAACTCGTCACACAGTAGATGAGGCGAGACGAGTGTGTGCACGCAGCATTCATGCGAATCCGAATGAAATTATATTTACGAGCGGTGGTACAGAAGCTGATAATTTAGCGCTTATAGGTGTAGCACGTGCGAACCGTCATAAAGGTAACCACATTATAACGACGCAAATTGAACATCATGCGATTTTGCATACGTGCGAATTGTTAGAGCGTGAAGGGTTTGAAGTGACATATTTACCTGTCGATGAAACAGGACGCATTCAAGTTACTGACATACAAAAGGCATTAACTGAAGAGACGATTCTTGTATCTATTATGTTTGGGAATAATGAAGTAGGGACAATGCAACCAATTGTGGAAATAGGAAAGCTGCTAAAAGAGCATCAAGCTTATTTCCATACAGATGCGGTACAAGCTTACGGTTTAGTAGAAATTGACGTGAAAGAGTTTGGTATTGATTTATTATCAATTTCAGCTCATAAAATTAATGGGCCAAAAGGTGTAGGGTTCTTATACGCTGGTGCAAATGTGAAATTTGAGCCGTTATTAATAGGCGGAGAGCAAGAAAGAAAACGCCGTGCTGGTACGGAAAATGTGCCTAGTATTGCTGGGCTTCAGCATGCAATTCTTATAGCTGAAAAAACTCGTGAGCAAAAAAATGCCCAATATGAAGAGTTTAAAGATATAATGGTATCTGTCTTCAAAAATGAAGGCATTACTTTCGAGGTAAACGGAAACTTAGAACATCGCTTACCGCATGTGCTTAATGTAAGTTTTACAGGAATGAACATTGAACCGTTTCTTGTGAACTTAGACCTAGCTGGCATTGCAGTATCAAGTGGTTCTGCTTGTACAGCTGGTTCGATTGATCCATCACATGTATTAGTAGCGATGTTTGGAAAAGACTCCGATCAAATACGTTCATCCGTACGCTTTAGTTTTGGACTTGGAAATACGAAAGAGCAAATTGAAAAAGCGGCGTACGAAACAGTGAAAATCGTGAAGCGATTAACACAAAATTAG
- the cymR gene encoding cysteine metabolism transcriptional regulator CymR, producing MKISTKGRYGLTIMIDLAKKFGEGPISLKSIAQAHDLSEHYLEQLISPLRNARLVKSTRGAYGGYVLSDQPANITAGDVIRVLEGPISVVEMIEEEEPAQRQLWMRVRDAVQEVLDSTTLEDLVRYEEENHGGYMFYI from the coding sequence ATGAAGATTTCAACAAAAGGCCGCTATGGCTTAACAATTATGATTGATCTTGCAAAAAAGTTTGGTGAAGGTCCAATTTCATTAAAATCAATTGCGCAGGCGCATGACTTATCCGAGCATTACTTAGAGCAATTAATTTCACCACTTCGTAACGCTCGTCTTGTAAAGAGTACGCGCGGGGCATATGGCGGATATGTATTATCTGATCAACCGGCTAACATTACAGCTGGGGATGTAATCCGTGTATTAGAGGGACCAATTAGTGTTGTAGAAATGATAGAAGAAGAAGAGCCAGCACAGCGCCAGTTATGGATGCGTGTTCGTGATGCGGTGCAAGAAGTGTTAGATAGTACAACGTTAGAAGATTTAGTACGTTATGAGGAAGAAAATCACGGGGGCTATATGTTTTACATTTAA
- a CDS encoding replication-associated recombination protein A, giving the protein MKQPLAHRMRPTNIQEIIGQQHLVGEGKILWRMVQANHFQSMILYGPPGTGKTSIASAIAGSTGTPFRLLNAVTHNKKDMEVVVQEAKMHRHLVLILDEVHRLDKAKQDFLLPHLESGLLTLIGATTSNPFHAINSAIRSRCQIFELHALTEDDILIGLKRALEDKEKGLGEYAVTVTDEALHHFANASGGDMRSAYNALELAVLSSFTTDDQAAEITLEIAEECLQKKSFVHDKGGDAHYDVLSAFQKSVRGSDVNAALHYLARLIEAGDLQSIGRRLLIMAYEDIGLASPQAGPRTLAAIESAERVGFPEARIPLANAVIELCLSPKSNSAYKALDAALHDLRNGQTGDIPSHLKDSHYKGAESLGRGIGYLYPHDHPNGWVRQQYLPDKIKNKQYYKPKTTGKFEQTLSTVYERLQTSNKTKNKG; this is encoded by the coding sequence ATGAAACAACCACTCGCACATCGAATGCGCCCTACAAATATTCAAGAAATTATTGGGCAACAGCATTTAGTTGGTGAAGGAAAGATTTTATGGCGAATGGTCCAAGCAAATCATTTTCAATCTATGATTTTATACGGTCCTCCAGGTACAGGAAAAACATCCATTGCCAGTGCAATTGCAGGAAGTACCGGTACCCCGTTTCGTCTATTAAACGCTGTTACTCACAATAAAAAAGATATGGAAGTTGTCGTACAAGAAGCAAAGATGCATCGACACCTCGTTTTAATTTTAGATGAAGTTCACCGTCTAGATAAAGCAAAGCAAGACTTTCTATTACCTCACTTAGAAAGCGGACTTCTTACTTTAATTGGTGCAACGACAAGTAATCCATTCCATGCAATAAACTCCGCTATTCGAAGCAGGTGTCAAATTTTCGAATTACACGCACTAACAGAAGATGATATTTTAATTGGGTTAAAAAGAGCTTTAGAAGATAAAGAAAAAGGCCTTGGAGAATATGCTGTAACGGTAACAGATGAAGCACTACATCACTTTGCAAACGCCTCTGGTGGTGATATGCGTTCCGCTTATAACGCGCTTGAACTTGCTGTATTATCTAGCTTTACTACAGACGATCAAGCGGCTGAAATCACACTCGAGATTGCAGAAGAATGCTTACAAAAGAAGAGCTTCGTTCACGACAAAGGCGGCGATGCTCATTATGACGTATTATCAGCATTTCAAAAATCAGTGCGCGGAAGTGATGTAAATGCAGCGCTCCATTATTTAGCACGCCTTATTGAAGCAGGGGATTTACAAAGTATTGGCAGACGCCTTCTTATTATGGCTTATGAAGATATTGGACTTGCTAGCCCGCAAGCTGGACCGCGTACACTAGCTGCAATTGAATCAGCTGAACGAGTTGGATTCCCAGAAGCACGCATCCCACTTGCAAATGCCGTTATAGAGCTATGCTTATCACCAAAATCAAATTCAGCTTATAAAGCACTTGATGCTGCATTACACGATTTACGCAACGGTCAAACAGGTGACATTCCAAGCCATTTAAAAGATAGTCATTACAAAGGCGCAGAATCACTCGGAAGAGGCATTGGATATTTATATCCACACGACCATCCAAACGGCTGGGTAAGGCAACAATACTTACCTGATAAAATAAAAAACAAGCAATATTATAAACCAAAAACGACAGGAAAATTTGAGCAAACACTTTCTACCGTTTATGAAAGATTACAAACTTCGAATAAAACGAAAAATAAAGGGTAA
- a CDS encoding RsfA family transcriptional regulator, protein MKTRQDAWTKEDDLLLAETVLRHIRSGSTQIKAFDEVGDALNRTSAACGFRWNAEVRPNYEDAVQLAKKQRKELKRSEANIEKDRFTKTKQLVIDADFSEDITPSKQDLTMQNVISFLQNLEHKNPSLAKLQTENDVLQAQLISLQKTNHELETKLAVLTKKQQAIEEDYAMLVRIMDRARKLVSVEEQEEQIAPIFKTDQNGNLDIIYSAEN, encoded by the coding sequence ATGAAAACACGTCAAGATGCATGGACAAAAGAAGATGATCTCCTTTTAGCAGAAACTGTTTTGCGACATATTCGCAGCGGAAGCACACAAATAAAAGCGTTTGATGAAGTCGGCGACGCTTTAAATCGCACTTCCGCAGCTTGTGGTTTTAGATGGAATGCTGAAGTAAGACCGAATTACGAAGATGCGGTGCAGCTTGCAAAAAAACAACGTAAAGAATTAAAACGTTCTGAAGCTAATATAGAAAAAGATCGGTTCACAAAAACGAAGCAACTGGTAATTGACGCCGATTTTTCAGAAGATATTACGCCAAGTAAACAAGATCTTACAATGCAAAATGTCATCTCATTTTTACAAAATTTAGAACATAAAAATCCTTCACTTGCAAAGTTGCAAACTGAAAATGATGTATTACAAGCTCAGCTCATTTCTCTGCAAAAAACAAATCATGAACTTGAAACGAAATTAGCAGTACTCACAAAAAAACAACAAGCAATCGAAGAAGATTACGCGATGCTTGTTCGAATTATGGATCGCGCTCGAAAACTTGTTTCGGTTGAAGAACAAGAAGAACAGATTGCTCCCATTTTCAAGACAGATCAAAATGGAAATTTAGATATTATATATTCTGCAGAGAATTAA
- a CDS encoding ThiF family adenylyltransferase encodes MLHQFSRNELAFGKEGLEILKNSTVGILGIGGVGSFSAEALARSGVGRLVLVDKDVVDITNVNRQIHALVSTVGRSKVELMKERIADINPECEVIGLEMFYTDETYEEFFKHGLDFVVDASDTITFKIHLIKQCLRRKIKIISCMGAANKMDPTRFRIADISKTHTDPIAKVIRTKLRKEGIKKGVKVVFSDENPIVIREEVRKEIVPDENAKIRKAKLPPSSNAFVPSVAGLIMASHVVRERIKNVEVKRVGQE; translated from the coding sequence ATGTTACATCAATTTTCACGTAATGAATTAGCCTTCGGTAAAGAAGGACTTGAAATATTAAAAAATAGTACAGTCGGTATTTTAGGAATTGGCGGCGTAGGGTCATTTTCAGCTGAAGCGTTAGCGCGTTCTGGAGTAGGACGTCTCGTATTAGTTGATAAAGACGTTGTAGATATTACAAACGTAAACCGTCAAATTCACGCTTTAGTATCTACTGTAGGACGTTCAAAAGTAGAATTAATGAAAGAGCGTATTGCAGACATTAATCCGGAATGTGAAGTAATTGGACTAGAAATGTTTTATACAGATGAAACATATGAAGAGTTCTTTAAACACGGTTTAGATTTCGTAGTGGATGCATCTGATACGATTACGTTCAAAATCCATTTAATTAAACAATGTTTACGTCGTAAAATTAAAATTATCTCATGTATGGGTGCAGCAAATAAAATGGACCCAACTCGTTTCCGTATTGCGGACATTTCTAAAACACATACAGATCCGATTGCGAAAGTAATTCGTACGAAGCTTCGTAAAGAGGGTATTAAAAAAGGTGTAAAAGTTGTCTTCTCTGACGAAAACCCAATCGTAATTCGTGAAGAAGTACGTAAAGAAATCGTACCAGACGAGAATGCAAAAATTCGTAAAGCGAAATTACCCCCTTCTTCAAATGCATTCGTACCATCTGTGGCAGGCTTAATTATGGCAAGTCACGTTGTACGTGAACGTATTAAAAATGTAGAAGTGAAACGTGTAGGGCAAGAATAA
- the aspS gene encoding aspartate--tRNA ligase: MAERTHACGKVTVEAVGQTVQLKGWVQKRRDLGGLIFIDLRDRTGIVQVVFNPETSKEALEVAETIRSEYVLHIEGTVVERGEGAINDNMATGRIEVQATKVNVLNAAKTTPIIIADDTDASEDVRLKYRYLDLRRPVMFNTFKMRHDVTKTIRNFLDTEEFLEVETPILTKSTPEGARDYLVPSRVHDGEFYALPQSPQLFKQLLMVGGFERYYQVARCFRDEDLRADRQPEFTQIDIEASFLTQDEILEMMERMMTKVMKDAKGVEVSAPFPRMKYADAMARYGSDKPDTRFEMELTDLSEFAAGCGFKVFTSAVESGGQVKAINAKGAASKYSRKDIDALTEFVKVYGAKGLAWLKVEEDGLKGPIAKFFGEEDANVLMSTLEATAGDLLLFVADKKSIVADSLGALRLRLGKELELIDESKFNFLWVTDWPLLEYDEDADRYFAAHHPFTMPFREDVELLETAPEKARAQAYDLVLNGYELGGGSLRIYERDVQEKMFKALGFSQEEAQEQFGFLLEAFEYGTPPHGGIALGLDRLVMLLAGRTNLRDTIAFPKTASASCLLTEAPSPVAEAQLEELNLKLSLKEEK, from the coding sequence GTGGCTGAAAGAACACATGCATGTGGAAAAGTAACAGTAGAAGCTGTTGGACAAACAGTTCAATTAAAAGGTTGGGTACAAAAACGCCGTGACTTAGGTGGATTAATCTTTATCGATTTACGTGACCGTACAGGTATCGTACAAGTTGTATTTAACCCAGAAACATCAAAAGAAGCGTTAGAAGTAGCAGAAACAATTCGTAGCGAATACGTATTACACATAGAAGGTACAGTTGTTGAACGTGGTGAAGGCGCAATTAATGACAATATGGCAACTGGTCGTATTGAAGTACAAGCAACGAAAGTAAATGTATTAAACGCAGCGAAAACAACGCCAATTATTATTGCTGATGATACAGATGCATCAGAAGATGTGCGTTTAAAATATCGTTATTTAGACTTACGTCGACCTGTAATGTTCAACACATTCAAAATGCGTCATGACGTAACAAAAACAATTCGTAACTTCTTAGATACAGAAGAGTTTTTAGAAGTTGAAACACCAATTTTAACGAAGAGCACACCAGAAGGAGCTCGTGACTATTTAGTACCAAGTCGTGTACATGATGGTGAATTCTATGCATTACCACAGTCACCACAGTTATTTAAACAGCTTCTTATGGTCGGCGGATTTGAGCGTTACTATCAAGTAGCACGTTGTTTCCGTGACGAAGATTTACGTGCAGATCGTCAACCAGAATTCACGCAAATCGATATTGAAGCTTCATTCTTAACACAAGATGAGATTTTAGAAATGATGGAGCGTATGATGACGAAAGTTATGAAGGATGCAAAAGGTGTAGAAGTTAGTGCACCATTCCCTCGTATGAAATATGCTGATGCAATGGCTCGTTACGGTTCTGATAAGCCAGATACACGCTTTGAAATGGAACTAACAGACTTATCTGAGTTTGCAGCAGGTTGTGGCTTTAAAGTGTTTACAAGTGCTGTAGAAAGCGGCGGACAAGTAAAAGCAATTAATGCAAAAGGTGCTGCAAGTAAATACTCTCGTAAAGACATCGATGCATTAACTGAATTCGTGAAAGTATACGGTGCAAAAGGTCTAGCTTGGCTTAAAGTTGAAGAAGACGGCTTAAAAGGACCGATTGCGAAATTCTTTGGTGAAGAAGATGCAAACGTGTTAATGAGTACATTAGAAGCTACTGCTGGCGACTTATTACTATTCGTAGCAGATAAGAAGAGCATTGTTGCAGATAGCTTAGGCGCACTTCGTTTACGTCTAGGTAAAGAGCTTGAGTTAATTGATGAAAGTAAATTTAACTTCCTATGGGTAACTGATTGGCCACTTCTTGAGTACGATGAAGATGCAGATCGTTACTTCGCAGCTCATCATCCATTCACAATGCCATTCCGTGAAGACGTTGAGCTATTAGAAACAGCGCCAGAAAAAGCGCGTGCACAAGCATATGACCTTGTATTAAACGGTTATGAGCTTGGTGGTGGATCACTTCGTATTTACGAGCGTGACGTACAAGAAAAAATGTTCAAAGCACTTGGATTCTCACAAGAAGAAGCGCAAGAGCAATTCGGGTTCTTATTAGAAGCATTCGAATACGGTACACCACCACACGGCGGAATCGCATTAGGTTTAGATCGTCTTGTTATGTTACTTGCAGGCCGTACGAACCTTCGTGATACAATTGCATTCCCGAAAACAGCAAGCGCAAGCTGCTTATTAACAGAAGCTCCAAGCCCAGTTGCAGAAGCACAGCTTGAAGAGTTAAACTTGAAATTAAGCTTGAAAGAAGAGAAGTAA
- the hisS gene encoding histidine--tRNA ligase: protein MSIQIPRGTQDILPGTVELWQYIEGQAREICRRYNYKEIRTPIFEHTELFLRGVGDTTDIVQKEMYSFQDRGERSLTLRPEGTAPVVRSYVENKMFGDATQPTKLYYIGQMFRYERPQAGRYRQFVQFGIEAIGSNDPAIDAEVIALAVEFYRGMGLKNIKVVLNSLGDAASRQAHRDALIAHFEPRIGEFCSDCQSRLEKNPLRILDCKKDRNHELMATAPSITEYLNEDSAVYYDKVQELLTMMDVPFEKDPNLVRGLDYYQHTVFEIMSEAEGFGAITTLSGGGRYNGLVQEIGGPEMPGIGFAMSIERLIMALKAENIELPLEHSIDCYVVALGEKAKDHAAKVAFDLRKAGLSVEKDYLDRKMKAQFKSADRLKAKFVAVLGEDELDKGIINLKDMATGEQEEVALDVFASYVAEKLI, encoded by the coding sequence ATGTCTATTCAAATCCCACGCGGAACGCAAGATATTCTTCCAGGCACTGTTGAGTTATGGCAGTATATCGAAGGGCAAGCACGCGAAATTTGCCGTCGTTACAATTATAAAGAAATTCGTACACCAATTTTTGAGCACACTGAGCTATTTTTACGCGGTGTTGGTGATACGACAGATATCGTACAAAAAGAAATGTACTCATTCCAAGATCGTGGAGAGCGCAGTTTAACATTACGTCCAGAAGGTACTGCACCTGTTGTACGTTCTTACGTTGAAAATAAAATGTTTGGTGATGCAACACAACCAACGAAATTATACTATATCGGTCAAATGTTCCGTTATGAAAGACCACAAGCAGGTCGCTATCGTCAATTCGTACAATTCGGTATCGAAGCAATCGGCAGTAATGACCCTGCAATTGATGCAGAAGTAATTGCACTTGCTGTTGAATTTTACCGCGGCATGGGCTTGAAAAATATTAAAGTTGTATTAAACAGTTTAGGTGACGCAGCGAGCCGTCAAGCACACCGTGATGCATTAATCGCACACTTTGAGCCACGTATCGGCGAATTCTGTTCTGACTGTCAATCTCGCTTAGAAAAGAACCCACTTCGAATTTTAGACTGTAAGAAGGACCGTAACCATGAATTAATGGCAACAGCACCATCTATTACAGAATACTTAAACGAAGATTCAGCAGTATACTACGACAAAGTTCAAGAACTATTAACGATGATGGATGTTCCATTTGAAAAAGATCCGAACTTAGTGCGTGGTTTAGACTACTACCAACACACTGTTTTTGAAATTATGAGTGAGGCAGAAGGTTTCGGTGCGATCACTACATTAAGCGGTGGTGGCCGTTATAACGGACTTGTACAAGAAATCGGTGGACCAGAAATGCCAGGTATCGGTTTTGCAATGAGTATTGAACGTTTAATTATGGCGCTAAAAGCTGAAAACATTGAATTACCACTTGAACATAGCATTGATTGTTACGTTGTAGCGCTTGGTGAAAAAGCGAAAGACCATGCTGCAAAAGTTGCGTTCGATCTTCGTAAAGCTGGGTTATCAGTTGAAAAAGATTATTTAGATCGCAAAATGAAAGCACAATTTAAATCAGCAGATCGTCTAAAGGCGAAATTTGTAGCTGTATTAGGAGAAGATGAGCTAGATAAAGGCATCATTAACTTAAAAGATATGGCAACAGGTGAACAAGAAGAAGTAGCGTTAGATGTATTTGCTTCATACGTAGCAGAGAAATTAATATAG
- a CDS encoding RNA-guided endonuclease TnpB family protein, translating into MARKKAVKVLRKQKKRETMQRFTQKQNIGRACLTAKEFRLLQRMSHSSKALRNVGLYTMKQSYLNHNKMATVKEVDTAMQADMNYSGIQSNSVQAIRRALYAEVKSFFKALEQWKRKQETFAGRPKFPNYSRSTDKRIIEIYQVPKVDNNGYWMIPMNVAFRKKFGSIKIRMPKNLRNKKISYIEIVPKQKGRFFEVHYTYEMHVSQMKKPSTTTSSALSCDLGVDRLVSCATNTGDAFLIDGKKLKSINQYFNKMMRNLQLKNIENGLSKRVVTNRMAALWHKRERQINGYISQTVGLLFKKVKACNIDTVVVGYNAGWKQKSDMGKKNNQTFVQIPFHKLIAAIENKCIKEGIRFLKQEESYTSKASFLNKDPVPVWSKEDRTHYLFSGKRITRGLYQSKAGTCIHADINGALNTLQKSKVVELDDNLKVKTPILLEVQKRKAVASRIA; encoded by the coding sequence ATGGCTAGAAAGAAAGCAGTGAAAGTATTACGAAAACAAAAGAAAAGAGAAACCATGCAACGATTCACGCAAAAACAGAATATCGGACGGGCTTGCCTCACAGCTAAAGAATTCCGCTTACTGCAACGCATGTCACATAGTTCAAAAGCATTGCGAAATGTTGGATTGTACACAATGAAACAAAGTTATTTGAACCATAATAAAATGGCTACTGTAAAAGAAGTGGATACTGCCATGCAAGCTGATATGAATTACTCGGGCATTCAATCAAACTCTGTTCAGGCCATTCGTAGAGCCTTATATGCAGAAGTAAAAAGCTTTTTTAAAGCATTGGAACAGTGGAAGAGAAAACAAGAAACCTTCGCAGGTCGTCCTAAGTTTCCGAATTATTCTCGTTCAACTGACAAACGAATTATTGAGATCTATCAAGTTCCAAAAGTGGATAATAACGGGTATTGGATGATTCCGATGAATGTTGCATTCAGAAAAAAATTCGGTTCCATTAAAATACGTATGCCTAAAAACTTAAGAAATAAAAAAATCTCCTACATTGAAATTGTACCGAAGCAAAAAGGTCGGTTCTTTGAGGTGCATTACACATATGAAATGCACGTTTCTCAAATGAAGAAACCATCCACGACTACTAGTAGCGCTTTGAGTTGCGATTTAGGTGTAGACAGATTAGTAAGTTGCGCAACCAATACAGGTGATGCATTTTTAATTGATGGAAAAAAACTAAAATCCATTAACCAATACTTCAACAAAATGATGCGTAATCTGCAACTGAAAAATATAGAAAATGGACTTTCAAAACGTGTTGTAACGAATAGAATGGCTGCACTTTGGCATAAACGAGAACGACAAATAAATGGTTACATTTCACAAACTGTAGGCCTGTTGTTTAAAAAAGTGAAAGCATGTAACATAGATACGGTTGTCGTAGGGTATAACGCTGGTTGGAAACAAAAATCTGATATGGGAAAAAAGAATAATCAAACATTTGTGCAAATCCCATTTCATAAATTGATTGCAGCGATTGAGAATAAATGTATAAAAGAAGGTATACGATTTTTAAAACAAGAAGAAAGCTATACTTCAAAAGCTAGTTTTCTTAATAAGGATCCGGTTCCTGTTTGGTCTAAGGAAGATAGGACGCATTATCTCTTTAGTGGCAAACGAATCACTCGTGGTCTGTACCAAAGTAAAGCAGGAACGTGTATCCATGCTGATATTAATGGTGCATTGAATACATTGCAAAAATCAAAGGTTGTAGAATTGGATGACAATCTCAAAGTGAAAACGCCGATTCTATTAGAAGTGCAAAAACGTAAGGCTGTTGCTTCGCGCATAGCTTAG
- a CDS encoding D-tyrosyl-tRNA(Tyr) deacylase, whose protein sequence is MRVVLQRSKEASVTVNGEIVGQIPFGLTLLVGITHEDTEKDATYIAEKIANLRIFEDESGKMNHSVLDVEGQVLSISQFTLYGDCRKGRRPNFMDAAKPDYAEHLYDFFNEEVRKQGLHVETGKFGAMMDVSLINDGPVTLIVESK, encoded by the coding sequence ATGAGAGTTGTTTTACAACGATCAAAGGAAGCGTCTGTCACAGTAAATGGTGAGATTGTAGGGCAAATTCCGTTCGGTCTAACATTGCTAGTTGGCATTACGCACGAAGATACAGAAAAAGATGCAACTTACATTGCAGAAAAAATTGCGAACTTACGTATTTTTGAAGATGAGAGCGGAAAGATGAATCATTCTGTACTTGATGTAGAAGGACAAGTTCTATCTATTTCGCAATTTACATTATACGGAGATTGTCGCAAGGGAAGACGTCCAAACTTTATGGATGCTGCGAAACCTGACTATGCAGAGCATTTATACGATTTCTTTAATGAAGAAGTTCGCAAACAAGGATTGCATGTGGAAACAGGGAAGTTCGGAGCAATGATGGACGTTTCTTTAATCAATGATGGTCCGGTGACCTTAATTGTAGAAAGTAAATAG